The Pantoea phytobeneficialis genome has a segment encoding these proteins:
- the osmB gene encoding osmotically-inducible lipoprotein OsmB, which yields MTTTMKRLTAAVLATTLVIALSGCSNWSKRDRNTAIGAGAGAIGGSILTNGSALGTIGGAAVGGIIGHQVH from the coding sequence ATGACAACAACAATGAAACGTCTGACCGCCGCCGTGCTGGCTACCACCCTGGTTATTGCCCTGAGCGGTTGTTCAAACTGGTCCAAGCGTGACCGCAATACCGCGATTGGTGCGGGTGCGGGTGCAATTGGCGGTTCTATTCTGACTAACGGAAGCGCATTGGGCACCATTGGTGGTGCTGCTGTTGGTGGCATTATCGGCCATCAGGTTCATTAA
- the yciH gene encoding stress response translation initiation inhibitor YciH, with protein MAQDNPLVYSTETGRITPTEEKAVRPKGDGIVRIQRQTSGRKGKGVCLITGVDLDDDALTKLAAELKKKCGCGGAVKDGVIEIQGDKRDLLKSLLEAKGMKVKLAGG; from the coding sequence ATGGCTCAGGACAATCCGCTGGTTTACTCCACCGAAACCGGCCGCATTACGCCAACCGAAGAGAAAGCTGTACGCCCGAAAGGCGATGGCATCGTACGTATTCAACGTCAGACCAGTGGTCGTAAAGGTAAAGGTGTTTGCCTGATCACCGGTGTCGATCTCGATGATGACGCGCTGACCAAACTGGCCGCCGAACTGAAGAAAAAATGCGGTTGCGGTGGGGCGGTGAAAGACGGCGTGATTGAGATTCAGGGCGATAAGCGCGACCTGTTGAAATCGCTGCTTGAAGCTAAAGGCATGAAGGTCAAACTGGCTGGCGGTTGA
- the pyrF gene encoding orotidine-5'-phosphate decarboxylase: MPVTTSPILVALDYHNLDSALQFVDRIDPSQCRLKVGKEMFTLFGPTLVKTLQDRGFEIFLDLKFHDIPNTTAHAVAAAADLGVWMVNVHASGGARMMNAAREALVSYGKDAPLLIAVTVLTSMDEEDLKGLGITLSPAAQAERLACLTRDCGLDGVVCSAQEAAHFKQVIGKDFKLVTPGIRPAGSDAGDQRRIMTPQQAQQAGVDYMVIGRPITQSADPAATLQQILQSLQEG, encoded by the coding sequence ATGCCTGTTACCACTTCACCTATTCTGGTGGCACTCGACTATCATAATCTCGACAGCGCACTGCAATTTGTTGATCGCATCGACCCGAGCCAATGCCGCCTGAAAGTGGGCAAAGAGATGTTCACGTTGTTTGGGCCAACGCTGGTGAAAACGTTGCAGGATCGTGGTTTCGAAATCTTCCTCGATCTGAAATTCCACGATATCCCGAACACCACGGCGCATGCGGTTGCGGCGGCAGCAGACCTTGGCGTATGGATGGTTAACGTTCACGCCAGTGGTGGGGCACGCATGATGAACGCAGCGCGTGAGGCGCTGGTGTCGTACGGTAAAGATGCGCCGTTGCTGATTGCGGTCACCGTACTCACCAGCATGGATGAAGAGGATCTGAAAGGGCTTGGTATTACCTTGTCTCCTGCGGCACAGGCCGAACGTCTGGCATGCCTGACGCGTGACTGTGGCCTTGACGGCGTGGTGTGCTCCGCACAGGAAGCGGCACATTTCAAACAGGTGATTGGCAAAGACTTTAAGCTGGTGACACCAGGAATTCGTCCGGCAGGCAGTGACGCGGGTGATCAGCGTCGTATCATGACGCCACAGCAGGCGCAGCAGGCAGGGGTGGATTATATGGTAATTGGGCGTCCGATCACCCAATCTGCCGATCCTGCCGCCACCCTGCAACAGATTCTGCAAAGTTTACAGGAGGGCTAA
- the araD gene encoding L-ribulose-5-phosphate 4-epimerase translates to MLEALKQQVLEANLDLPRYNLVTFTWGNVSALDRESGLLVIKPSGVKYVDMKRDDMVVVELESGKVVEGKMRPSSDTATHRALYLAWPDIGGIVHTHSRHAAIWAQAGRDILAWGTTHADDFYGTIPCTRAMQREEIEQEYEWNTGQVIIETFAKREISPTAIPAVLVNSHGPFAWGKDADAAVHSAVVLEEVAYMALHTEQLHQALPPISQTLLDLHYLRKHGKNAWYGQK, encoded by the coding sequence ATGCTGGAAGCGCTGAAACAACAGGTGCTGGAAGCCAATCTGGATCTGCCACGTTATAACCTGGTGACCTTTACCTGGGGCAATGTCAGTGCCCTCGATCGTGAAAGCGGTCTGCTGGTGATCAAACCTTCCGGGGTGAAGTACGTTGATATGAAACGTGACGATATGGTGGTGGTGGAGCTGGAAAGCGGGAAAGTGGTCGAGGGTAAGATGCGCCCCTCATCTGACACTGCCACCCATCGCGCGCTGTACCTCGCCTGGCCGGATATTGGCGGCATAGTCCATACCCATTCACGTCATGCTGCCATCTGGGCGCAGGCAGGGCGGGATATTCTCGCCTGGGGCACCACTCATGCGGATGATTTTTACGGCACCATTCCTTGCACACGGGCTATGCAGCGTGAAGAAATCGAGCAGGAATATGAGTGGAATACCGGACAGGTGATTATCGAAACCTTCGCTAAGCGCGAAATATCGCCCACCGCGATTCCGGCGGTGCTGGTGAATTCGCATGGCCCTTTTGCCTGGGGGAAAGATGCGGATGCGGCAGTGCACAGCGCGGTGGTGCTGGAGGAGGTCGCATATATGGCGTTGCATACCGAGCAACTACACCAGGCACTCCCACCGATTTCGCAAACGTTGCTTGATCTGCATTACCTGCGCAAACACGGCAAAAACGCCTGGTATGGGCAGAAGTGA